Below is a genomic region from Erigeron canadensis isolate Cc75 chromosome 7, C_canadensis_v1, whole genome shotgun sequence.
TGATATATTGTTTggagaataaaaaaataaagagaaaaagagaatataaattaaaaatgataaaattgcAAATTTGGTCCTGTTAACGAATGGAAACTGAAAGATCATCTAAATTTAGACCATGGTAgctaaaagtttttaatttggGACTCTTGTTGCTATGAACTTAAAAAGAGACTCAAGTTGCAAAAGTAAACAAACCAAGGGGACCATCTTGTATTTAGGCAACCGAAAACTCTCTACGCTCCATTGCTCCAATATAAATGATCCCACgtacgataaaaaaaaaacccattacGAGAATCAGAGCACGCAATATAAAAACAACGGGACTTCGATATTACCCACTTATCACCGCAGGTTTATTTCTTTCCcttttatatctttttgtttAATCTCAATTTTTAATAATGCCTAATTAATGTCTTGCGTTCTATAGTAATCTGTGCTCTGTAGGTTGAGATTAGAATTCATAtgcatttttcttttgaattattgccgatttctttaaattttttcaattaGGGTAAACTTGATCGACTTCTCcgatttcttcttttgtttcaacAGGCAATGATCGCGATCATAAACCTTTATACGCAGGATCTTCTAATGCAGAAGACtctaaatcataaaaatctgTAGAAACAAATTGGGGCTGTTTTTTTATTGGCAGCTTGCTTTTGCTAGCTATATACAACACTGGATGCAATTGTTAAAAAGCAGCGCTCGTGCATTACAGACCTTTCTAATGACTCTTTGTCTTTAATAATCGAAAGATTAGGATCAAAATGTGACCGGGATTCTTTTGGACTAGCCTGTCACAATTTTCTTAATATTCAAAACACAAGCCGTAAAAGCTTGGAACTTAATTTCTTTCCTTGGTCTAGAATCTCCTCTCGTCCTATCATTGTCACAGATTCTCCTGaccttgaaaaaatgtttaagcGTTTTAGGAATATAGAGTCGTTGTGCTTGAGAAGTTGGATGACATCTCATATCCCACTTTAACTCGATTGCAAAAAAAATGGTCTAAGTTGCAATGTCTCTATCTTGATTTTTGTAGTGATGCCACTGACGTAGGACTTATTTCTATTGCTTCTACCTGTCCATTTTTGTCTGCAATCAGTTTATGGAATTGTTATTCTGTTAGCGATGGTGGATTGGAAATCTTAACAAAATCATGTAAATCCTTAAAAGAAGTGTATCTTGGAGGTTGCGAGAACATAACCGACAAGGGGATTTTGTCTCTCAACCAAAATTGTCGTCAACTTAGAACACTTCAAATATCTTGGTGTCAAAAAATTCATGGTGTTGGCTTGCAAGGGATATCTCCTACCTTAACTTGTCTAGAATTTAAAAACTATGTGTGGGATCCAGTTCTTTATAGAATTTTTAGTGAAGGGTCCCTCGAGTATCTAAGCATTTGCATTTCCGTTCCTTATGACTCGTACTTAAGACAGGCGGAAATTGATTTAGGATTTGCTTCAAATCTTAAAATCCTCGACTTTAGAAACTGCAAGCGCGTTGGGGATAACACGATTAAGAAAATCTCAATGGGGTGTCCAATGCTGAAAGAGTGGAACTTATCATTTTGTGATAATGTTCGGCTACCAGGTTGGGAGTGGATTGGTTTTTACTGTCAAAGTTTGGAGAGACTTCATGTGCACAACTGTCGAAATTTCTGTGATCAAGGATTACTTGCTTTGGGTAATGGCTGCCGACTCCTATCAGTCATATACATGAGTGATTGCCGCCAAATCACTCCATCTGGGATTCAAGCTTTCAAGACACAGAGAGAGGATGTGGAGATCAGCGATATACAACTCACAACAATTGCACCCAGTTGGGCATTTACGTTTAGGGGGCAGGAAAATCAATTGAAGCTTAAAGATTCCCCGCTATGATTTCTTATTCTGAGTTGTGTAAGTTTGATAAATTCATGTATTTCCAAGAATTTGAACTTCAGAACCCATATGCCTACTTTTAGATTGTAATAAGTGTCAATTTGCGATGGAGTTAAACGTTTGGAACTCAGATTCTAACGTTCACGTTTAATGTACTCTCGTTCTACCTTTGACAATATGATATCGTGTCTTGGAAATTGCTTCAGAGTCATGGATTCATGTTTAACTATATTGCACAAATGTCCTCTAAATTGCACTTTCTTTATCTTGTATATACTTAAGTTACAGACGCATGACTTACTATTGTTGCTTCTGGTTGTCAATTTTTATCCGTTATCAGTCTACTCTACGTTATTGTTCTATCAGTGACTGGATTggaaattttaacaaaatcgtGTAAATACGATCAAAATTGCCTGTCTACTTAGATCACTCAACATATCTGGTTGTCATAAAATTGTTGGTGAAACCTTGCAAGCTTTAGGTAATGGTTGCCAACGTCTAACGATCAAGTTACTCGATCTGATATctctaattttaaaatacaaagAGAGGATCTGCAGATCATTGTAAAGATCAacgataaataataaaaattgaagaaaaaggagagaCAGAGTCTTCAAAGtaaaaatttacatatactGGTAGATAAATTGATATCAATGTGTGGTGTTGATGTTTgtttttctggaaaaaaaaattgattgttTCCTACTACTAATCCCATAACCATCTAGTATAGGGCCAGGTAAATTTCCAAAATGGGAAATTTGTCTTCATTGATATCTCCTGTTCGATCTTCACATCCGGTCTCTGTGTCTTGAACATGAGTTTCCCAGATCGAGTAATGTTTTTGCCGTACTTAGTGTTCATATATACCTTTGACAGACGCTCACAGCCGTTCCCCAAAGCCAGTAATCCTTTATCACATAGCTTCTTACATCCATGAACATAGATTATTTCCAAATTGTGACAATTCAATCCAATGGACTCCCAACCTGAAATTCCGATCTCATCACAGAACGACAGGTTCCATTCTTCTAGTAATGGACACCCTTTTGAGATACTTTCTATCGCGGCATCATCAACAAAGTTGCATCTCATCAAGTCAAGGATTCTAAGATTTGAGGCAGAACCTGAAACGAGTATTGCCAAACCTTGTTCCCTTTTGTATGAATACGAAAGGTTTAGATACTTAAGACCACCTCCACTTATGATTCCAGTAACACCCGCGAGATCAAAATCACAAGAATTCGCTTCTAAGATAATCAATGTTGGAGAAATCCCTTTGAAGCCCACGCCACGTATTTCTTTGCACCCAGCTATGCTAATTGCTCTAATTTCGCGACAGTTTTGGTTGAGAGACAAAATGCCCTTATCTGTTATGCTAGAGCACCCATTAAGGTTCACTTCTGTTAAAGATTTACAGGATTTTGTTAAAATCTCCAATCCATGATCACTAATAGAACACTCACGAAGACTAATAATCGACAAAAATGGACAACCAGAAGCAACTGAAGTAAGTCCAATGTCAGTTACAAGCCGACAATAAGAAAGGGAAAGAGACTGCAACTTAGAGCCATATTCTTGCAACCTTGTCAAATCAGAATCAGAAAGTTTATCACAATGGGTGAAGGATAGTGACTCTACATTCCTAAAACGGTTAAGCAGTTTATCAAGTATCAAAGGATCTGTCCCATCATAGATAACACGAGTTCTCTTTGGCCAGCTTGAGCGTCCGAGTTCTAAGCATTTAGAATTTGAGTTTTGAATTTCTAAAAAACGGCGACAAGTTAGGCCAAAGGATTCGCGGTCACAGGTTTTGTATAACTTATCGAAGATCAAACACAAATCCTCATCTCTCAAGTGTGTAATGCACGAATTCTGTTTCGTAACACCCACATCCATTTCTGCATCTAGTATCTCATAAACTTGTAATGACTGCCACAATCCCACGCATGAGAAACTCGTGTGTTAGAACCAAATGATTCGAGTTAACTCAACGATCTTGAAATATACAAAATCTTCATGGCATTTAAAAGCTTGTTGCAGACATAAACAACTCAGAATGCTGGATTCAAAAGGT
It encodes:
- the LOC122609316 gene encoding F-box/LRR-repeat protein 12-like translates to MNLKRDSSCKSKQTKGTILYLGNRKLSTLHCSNINDPTYDKKKTHYENQSTQYKNNGTSILPTYHRSDATDVGLISIASTCPFLSAISLWNCYSVSDGGLEILTKSCKSLKEVYLGGCENITDKGILSLNQNCRQLRTLQISWCQKIHGVGLQGISPTLTCLEFKNYVWDPVLYRIFSEGSLEYLSICISVPYDSYLRQAEIDLGFASNLKILDFRNCKRVGDNTIKKISMGCPMLKEWNLSFCDNVRLPGWEWIGFYCQSLERLHVHNCRNFCDQGLLALGNGCRLLSVIYMSDCRQITPSGIQAFKTQREDVEISDIQLTTIAPSWAFTFRGQENQLKLKDSPL
- the LOC122609318 gene encoding F-box/LRR-repeat protein 12-like translates to MDVGVTKQNSCITHLRDEDLCLIFDKLYKTCDRESFGLTCRRFLEIQNSNSKCLELGRSSWPKRTRVIYDGTDPLILDKLLNRFRNVESLSFTHCDKLSDSDLTRLQEYGSKLQSLSLSYCRLVTDIGLTSVASGCPFLSIISLRECSISDHGLEILTKSCKSLTEVNLNGCSSITDKGILSLNQNCREIRAISIAGCKEIRGVGFKGISPTLIILEANSCDFDLAGVTGIISGGGLKYLNLSYSYKREQGLAILVSGSASNLRILDLMRCNFVDDAAIESISKGCPLLEEWNLSFCDEIGISGWESIGLNCHNLEIIYVHGCKKLCDKGLLALGNGCERLSKVYMNTKYGKNITRSGKLMFKTQRPDVKIEQEISMKTNFPFWKFTWPYTRWLWD